The Halalkalibacter krulwichiae genome has a segment encoding these proteins:
- a CDS encoding UvrB/UvrC motif-containing protein, which translates to MICQECNKRQASLHFAKIINGEKTEFHICEQCAKEKGEYFPGANSFSIHQLLSGLLNFEQPIKKENEQTSVKKLECEKCGMTYEQFTQVGRFGCADCYKSFDSKLEPILKRVHSGNHTHAGKLPERIGGGIQIQRQIETLKQELKGLIELEEFEKAAELRDQIRLLEKQKNEQEEG; encoded by the coding sequence TTGATTTGTCAGGAATGTAATAAAAGACAAGCAAGTTTGCATTTTGCCAAAATCATTAATGGTGAAAAAACTGAGTTTCATATTTGTGAGCAATGTGCGAAGGAAAAAGGAGAGTATTTTCCTGGTGCAAACAGTTTCTCCATCCACCAACTTTTATCAGGGCTGCTTAATTTTGAACAACCAATAAAAAAAGAAAACGAACAAACTTCGGTAAAGAAGCTTGAATGCGAAAAGTGTGGAATGACTTATGAGCAGTTTACTCAAGTTGGACGCTTTGGATGTGCTGATTGTTATAAGAGCTTTGATTCAAAGTTAGAGCCAATATTGAAAAGAGTCCATAGTGGCAACCATACACATGCAGGAAAGCTCCCTGAGAGAATAGGCGGAGGAATTCAAATTCAAAGGCAAATAGAGACTTTAAAACAAGAGCTGAAAGGGTTAATTGAGCTGGAAGAGTTTGAAAAAGCTGCGGAACTTAGGGATCAAATTCGTCTATTAGAAAAACAAAAGAATGAACAAGAGGAGGGCTGA
- a CDS encoding protein arginine kinase — MSLQQFISEALSPWMKKDGPDSDIVLSSRIRLARNLKEYKFPLIASMEESYATSKHVGEALTQEEFHSIGSLEWLRIDDMKTNEKRVLVEKHLISPHLADQSKHGAVLLDKDEAVSIMINEEDHIRIQCLLPGFQLGKGLDKANQIDDWIEQRLTYAFDEKRGYLTSCPTNVGTGLRASVMMHLPALAMTQQLNRILPAINQLGLVVRGIYGEGSEALGNLFQISNQLTLGKSEEDIVEDLRGVVLQLIQQERTARENLLDQSRLQLEDRVHRSFGILAHSRLIESKEATQRLSNVRLGIDLGLIKGLSGNILNELMILTQPGFLQQYAGEVLSPELRDERRATLIRERLKLEEETNE; from the coding sequence ATGTCACTCCAACAATTTATTTCAGAAGCATTAAGTCCTTGGATGAAAAAAGATGGGCCAGATTCGGATATTGTCCTAAGTAGCCGAATAAGATTAGCTAGAAACCTGAAAGAATATAAATTTCCTTTAATCGCTTCGATGGAAGAGTCATATGCAACGAGCAAGCATGTTGGTGAAGCCTTAACACAAGAAGAGTTTCATTCAATTGGATCTCTTGAGTGGCTACGTATCGATGATATGAAGACAAATGAGAAAAGGGTTCTAGTTGAAAAACATTTAATAAGCCCTCATTTAGCGGATCAGTCAAAGCATGGGGCAGTTTTACTTGATAAAGATGAAGCTGTCAGCATTATGATCAATGAAGAGGATCATATTCGAATTCAATGTTTATTGCCAGGTTTCCAATTAGGAAAGGGATTAGACAAAGCGAATCAAATCGATGATTGGATTGAGCAACGCTTGACATATGCATTTGATGAAAAGAGAGGCTATCTTACAAGCTGTCCCACAAATGTTGGGACAGGTTTACGAGCATCTGTGATGATGCATTTACCAGCACTTGCTATGACTCAACAATTAAATCGTATTTTACCAGCAATTAATCAATTAGGGTTAGTTGTTAGAGGAATTTACGGTGAAGGTAGCGAAGCTTTAGGTAACCTGTTCCAAATCTCGAACCAATTGACACTTGGCAAATCAGAGGAGGACATTGTTGAAGATTTAAGAGGGGTAGTATTACAGCTCATTCAGCAAGAACGGACAGCCAGAGAGAATCTGCTAGATCAATCAAGGTTGCAATTGGAAGATCGTGTTCATCGTTCTTTTGGAATTTTAGCGCATAGCCGTTTAATTGAATCAAAAGAAGCGACTCAACGTTTATCTAATGTGAGACTTGGAATTGATTTAGGGTTGATTAAAGGTCTTTCAGGTAACATTTTAAATGAGTTAATGATTTTAACTCAGCCTGGATTTTTGCAGCAATATGCAGGAGAGGTTTTATCGCCTGAGTTGCGAGATGAAAGAAGGGCAACCTTGATAAGGGAAAGATTGAAATTAGAGGAAGAAACCAACGAATAA
- the clpC gene encoding ATP-dependent protease ATP-binding subunit ClpC: MMFGRFTERAQKVLALAQEEAVRLGHNNIGTEHILLGLIREGEGIAAKALQALGLGSEKIQKEVETLIGKGQEGSKTIHYTPRAKKVIELSMDEARKLGHSYVGTEHILLGLIREGEGVAARVLNNLGVSLNKARQQVLQLLGSNEVGSSSGQSTGSSNANTPTLDSLARDLTAVAREESLDPVIGRSKEIERVIQVLSRRTKNNPVLIGEPGVGKTAIAEGLAQAIIANEVPETLRNKRVMTLDMGTVVAGTKYRGEFEDRLKKVMDEIRQAGNVILFIDELHTLIGAGGAEGAIDASNILKPSLARGELQCIGATTLDEYRKYIEKDAALERRFQPIQVNEPTLDESVQILRGLRDRYEAHHRVTITDDAIEAAVKLSDRYISDRFLPDKAIDLIDEAGSKVRLKSYTAPPNLKELEQRLDETRKEKDAAVQSQEFEKAASLRDSEQRLREELEEMKNEWKKKQGQEDTEVTSEDIAQVVASWTGVPVSKLAEEETDRLLKMEEILHERVVGQEEAVKSISKAVRRARAGLKDPKRPIGSFIFLGPTGVGKTELARAVAETLFGDEDSVIRIDMSEYMEKHTTSRLVGSPPGYVGHDDGGQLTEKVRRKPYSVILLDEIEKAHPEVFNILLQVLEDGRLTDSKGRTVDFRNTAIIMTSNVGASTLKRNKFLGFNTEGEGQEYRDMKDKVMEELKRSFRPEFLNRIDELIVFHSLEKKHIREIITLMADQLKTRLFEQGIEFELSEAAKDKITDLGFDPEYGARPLRRALQKQVEDRLSEELLKGTIAKGQKAIIDVKDGELYVEAVNAKENLQV, encoded by the coding sequence ATGATGTTTGGACGTTTTACAGAGAGAGCTCAAAAGGTATTGGCATTAGCACAAGAGGAAGCAGTTCGTTTAGGTCACAATAATATTGGGACAGAGCATATTTTACTTGGACTTATTAGAGAGGGAGAAGGAATTGCTGCTAAAGCCCTTCAAGCTCTTGGACTTGGTTCTGAGAAAATACAAAAAGAAGTAGAAACTTTGATTGGTAAGGGGCAAGAAGGTTCTAAAACTATTCATTATACTCCTAGAGCAAAAAAAGTAATTGAGTTATCAATGGATGAAGCTCGTAAGCTAGGACACTCTTATGTGGGGACTGAACATATCCTTCTTGGTTTAATTCGTGAAGGAGAAGGCGTGGCAGCGCGCGTACTTAATAACTTAGGTGTAAGCTTAAACAAAGCACGTCAGCAAGTGTTACAACTTCTAGGGAGCAATGAAGTGGGTAGTTCATCTGGGCAAAGTACTGGATCAAGCAATGCTAATACGCCAACACTTGATAGCTTAGCACGTGACTTAACAGCAGTTGCAAGAGAAGAATCTCTTGATCCTGTTATTGGTCGTAGCAAAGAGATTGAAAGAGTAATACAAGTACTAAGCCGTCGTACAAAAAACAACCCTGTTTTAATAGGTGAGCCTGGGGTTGGTAAAACGGCAATTGCGGAAGGATTAGCTCAAGCAATTATTGCCAATGAAGTACCTGAAACGTTACGTAATAAGCGTGTTATGACCCTTGATATGGGTACAGTAGTGGCAGGGACTAAATATCGTGGTGAGTTTGAGGACCGTTTAAAGAAGGTAATGGATGAAATTCGTCAAGCAGGAAATGTCATTCTTTTCATTGATGAGCTTCATACGTTAATTGGTGCCGGTGGTGCTGAAGGTGCTATTGATGCATCAAATATTCTTAAACCATCGTTAGCGCGTGGCGAGCTTCAATGTATTGGTGCCACGACCCTTGATGAGTACCGTAAATATATCGAGAAGGATGCTGCGCTAGAACGACGTTTCCAACCTATTCAAGTCAATGAACCAACTCTTGACGAATCAGTTCAAATCTTAAGAGGTCTTCGTGATCGTTATGAAGCACATCATCGTGTAACGATTACAGATGATGCCATTGAAGCAGCTGTTAAGCTTTCAGATCGCTACATTTCAGATCGTTTCCTACCAGATAAAGCAATTGATTTAATTGATGAAGCGGGTTCGAAAGTTCGCTTGAAATCGTATACTGCACCGCCTAACTTAAAAGAGTTAGAACAGCGCCTCGATGAGACAAGAAAAGAGAAGGATGCTGCAGTCCAGAGTCAGGAGTTTGAAAAAGCAGCTTCTCTACGTGATTCAGAGCAACGTCTACGTGAAGAGCTTGAAGAAATGAAGAATGAATGGAAAAAGAAACAAGGGCAAGAAGATACAGAAGTAACAAGTGAGGATATCGCCCAAGTTGTTGCGAGCTGGACTGGAGTTCCTGTTTCAAAACTAGCAGAAGAAGAAACAGATCGTTTATTAAAAATGGAAGAAATCCTTCATGAGCGTGTAGTTGGCCAAGAAGAAGCTGTTAAATCGATTTCTAAAGCTGTTCGTCGAGCTCGTGCAGGGCTTAAGGATCCAAAGCGTCCAATCGGATCGTTTATTTTCCTAGGACCAACAGGGGTAGGGAAAACAGAACTTGCTAGAGCTGTTGCTGAAACACTGTTTGGTGATGAAGATTCAGTGATCCGTATTGATATGTCTGAGTATATGGAAAAGCATACGACAAGCCGACTTGTAGGTTCTCCTCCAGGGTATGTAGGACATGATGATGGGGGTCAATTAACAGAAAAGGTTCGTCGCAAACCATATTCAGTAATTTTGCTTGATGAAATTGAAAAAGCACACCCTGAAGTTTTCAATATCTTGCTTCAAGTGTTAGAGGATGGCCGCTTAACAGACTCAAAAGGTAGAACAGTTGACTTCCGTAACACGGCAATTATTATGACGTCAAATGTCGGTGCGAGTACGTTAAAACGAAATAAATTCCTAGGTTTTAATACTGAGGGAGAAGGTCAAGAATACAGAGATATGAAAGATAAGGTAATGGAAGAATTAAAACGTAGCTTCCGTCCAGAATTCCTTAATCGTATTGATGAATTAATTGTCTTCCACTCCTTAGAGAAAAAGCACATCCGTGAAATTATTACATTAATGGCTGATCAGTTAAAAACTCGTTTATTTGAGCAAGGAATTGAGTTTGAATTATCAGAAGCGGCAAAAGATAAAATCACTGATCTTGGCTTTGATCCAGAGTACGGAGCTCGTCCATTACGCCGTGCTCTTCAAAAACAAGTAGAAGATCGCTTGTCGGAAGAATTACTTAAAGGGACCATTGCCAAAGGACAAAAAGCGATTATCGACGTTAAAGATGGAGAACTATACGTAGAAGCTGTAAATGCAAAAGAAAATCTACAAGTATAG
- the radA gene encoding DNA repair protein RadA, with protein MAKKKTKFVCQECGYESAKWMGKCPGCQSWNSMVEEFEPSAKQASRSYVTSATTGSKPQSIVSVQSETEPRISTTMMELDRVLGGGIVPGSLVLVGGDPGIGKSTLLLQLSSKLAETKHRVLYISGEESVKQTKLRSERLGVSSAELYVLAETDISFIERAIDEVQPTLVVIDSIQTVYQEEITSAPGSVAQVRECTAAFMRIAKTKGIAIFIVGHVTKQGSIAGPKLLEHMVDSVLYFEGERHHTYRILRAVKNRFGSTNEMGIFEMKEVGLEEVLNPSEIFLEERSQGAAGSIVVASMEGTRPVLVELQALISPTSFGNPRRMATGVDHNRVSLLMAVLEKRVGLLLQNQDAYINVAGGIRLDEPAIDLAIALSIASSFRNQLTSPTDVAIGEVGLTGEIRRVSRIEQRVNEAAKLGFKRVIIPEKNLGGWTYPKEIQVIGVPTLERALEVGLGG; from the coding sequence ATGGCCAAAAAGAAAACAAAATTTGTTTGTCAGGAATGCGGATATGAATCTGCAAAGTGGATGGGGAAATGTCCAGGGTGTCAAAGTTGGAACTCGATGGTTGAAGAGTTCGAACCGTCAGCAAAGCAAGCAAGTAGAAGCTATGTGACATCAGCAACTACTGGATCAAAGCCTCAATCAATTGTTTCTGTGCAAAGTGAGACGGAACCAAGAATTAGCACGACGATGATGGAATTAGATCGTGTACTTGGTGGTGGGATTGTCCCTGGATCTCTAGTACTTGTAGGAGGAGATCCTGGTATTGGAAAATCAACGCTTTTATTGCAGTTGTCATCAAAATTAGCAGAAACAAAACACAGGGTGTTATATATATCTGGTGAGGAATCAGTCAAACAAACGAAATTGCGATCGGAGCGTTTGGGTGTATCATCAGCCGAACTTTATGTATTAGCTGAGACTGATATTTCTTTTATTGAGCGGGCGATAGATGAGGTTCAGCCGACACTAGTTGTCATCGATTCGATTCAAACCGTGTATCAAGAGGAAATTACTTCGGCGCCTGGTAGTGTCGCCCAAGTTCGAGAGTGTACAGCGGCATTTATGAGGATTGCTAAAACAAAAGGAATTGCCATTTTTATTGTGGGGCATGTAACAAAGCAAGGGTCAATTGCAGGCCCTAAATTACTCGAACATATGGTTGATTCAGTTCTTTACTTTGAGGGAGAACGCCATCATACGTATCGGATTTTGAGAGCGGTAAAAAATAGATTTGGTTCGACGAATGAAATGGGTATATTTGAGATGAAAGAAGTAGGGTTAGAAGAGGTATTAAATCCATCTGAAATTTTCCTTGAAGAACGTTCTCAAGGCGCTGCTGGCTCAATTGTCGTTGCATCGATGGAAGGAACAAGACCTGTTCTTGTAGAATTACAAGCATTGATCTCACCAACTAGTTTCGGGAACCCAAGGAGAATGGCTACTGGTGTTGATCATAACCGTGTATCACTGTTAATGGCTGTACTTGAGAAACGGGTTGGATTGTTGTTACAAAATCAAGATGCTTATATTAATGTAGCTGGGGGAATTAGGTTAGATGAACCGGCAATCGATTTGGCTATTGCATTAAGTATTGCTTCGAGTTTTAGAAATCAATTGACAAGCCCAACCGATGTTGCAATCGGAGAAGTAGGATTAACAGGAGAAATCAGACGCGTCTCACGAATTGAGCAGAGAGTGAATGAAGCGGCTAAACTTGGATTTAAAAGGGTCATTATTCCTGAGAAAAATTTAGGTGGTTGGACGTATCCAAAGGAAATTCAAGTTATCGGTGTGCCGACATTAGAGAGAGCGCTTGAAGTAGGATTAGGAGGATAA
- the disA gene encoding DNA integrity scanning diadenylate cyclase DisA, producing MNDGKKRHAFIQNVLKLVAPGTDLRAGIDNVLRAKTGGLIVIGYDNAMMPIVDGGFFINCDFSPAYLYELAKMDGAIILSEDGKRILYANTQLVPNNGIASNETGIRHRTAERVAKQTGNLVVSISQRRNVITLYQGDYRYSLKDIGVILTKANQAIQTLEKYKVVLDQGITNLGALEFEQLVTFHEVTQVLHRVQMVLRIKREILNYINELGNEGRLITMQLNELVANTEKEAILLIKDYVKDPNQNASEILKDLTKTQTEELLDEQEIVKVLGYSKNINIQEQAVSPRGYRILYRIPRLPLTIIENVIEKYGNLTNILFASTEELDEVEGVGEHRAKMIKDGLTRIQEQLFVDRHI from the coding sequence ATGAATGATGGAAAAAAACGGCATGCTTTTATTCAAAATGTCTTAAAGCTAGTTGCTCCAGGGACTGATTTAAGAGCAGGTATTGATAATGTTCTTCGAGCGAAAACAGGTGGCTTAATTGTTATAGGTTATGATAATGCGATGATGCCGATTGTTGATGGGGGCTTTTTTATTAATTGCGATTTCTCACCTGCCTATTTGTATGAGTTAGCAAAGATGGATGGAGCCATTATCTTAAGTGAGGATGGCAAAAGAATTTTATATGCGAATACACAGCTCGTACCGAATAATGGAATTGCTTCAAATGAAACGGGTATTCGTCATCGAACGGCAGAACGTGTCGCAAAGCAAACCGGTAATTTAGTCGTTTCAATCTCCCAAAGGAGAAATGTTATTACGCTGTATCAAGGAGACTACCGCTACTCACTCAAAGACATTGGAGTGATCTTAACAAAAGCCAATCAGGCAATTCAAACATTGGAAAAGTACAAAGTCGTCCTTGACCAAGGAATTACGAATTTAGGGGCTTTAGAGTTTGAGCAGCTAGTTACTTTCCATGAAGTAACGCAAGTTCTTCATCGTGTGCAAATGGTCCTTCGTATTAAACGTGAAATCTTAAATTATATTAATGAACTAGGTAACGAAGGTCGTCTTATTACCATGCAATTAAATGAACTTGTTGCTAATACAGAAAAAGAAGCCATTCTTTTAATCAAGGATTATGTCAAAGATCCAAATCAAAACGCGAGTGAGATTTTAAAAGATTTAACGAAAACGCAAACCGAAGAATTACTTGATGAACAAGAGATTGTTAAGGTACTAGGTTATAGTAAGAATATTAATATTCAAGAGCAGGCTGTTTCTCCAAGAGGTTACCGAATTTTATATCGAATTCCAAGACTGCCACTAACGATTATCGAAAATGTTATAGAGAAATACGGGAATTTAACAAACATTTTATTTGCAAGTACGGAAGAACTCGATGAAGTAGAAGGAGTCGGCGAACACCGAGCGAAAATGATCAAAGACGGCTTAACACGCATACAAGAACAGCTGTTCGTAGATCGGCATATTTAG